AAATCCTCTGTTTCAGGAAAGCTGCTAAGGTACTTTTTTAGGGTTTTTACTAAACTGTCCTCTATTACCTTTACTTTGCTAATGTCCCAGTTTCTAGTTTTTGTAGCCTTGTCTGGATGATAAGCAATGCTAATGCTCTTTGCTTTCTTAAAAGCAGTGTCTATCAACTCTCCAGACGTACGAACAGCCTCAAGTTTTAAAAACATAGATGAATGTAATACATACTTGATATATTATATTTTTTAGATTATCATCTAAGTTATCATTATAATCCTCAGATCGCTCACATTCGTGTTTGTTTTACCTGTGTATATAGCATCTTTCAACTGCTCAAAAAAAGAGGAAGTATCATGCGTGGTCAAAAACTTTTCTGGATTCAAACCAATCTCGATCGCATTTTTAATAGTGCTTTCATCTCCTATGCTTCCAGCAAATCTTGAAGTTCCATCTATTCCATCAGTCCCTACTGAGGCGATCACTATCCCAGGATCATGGACCAATTTTAATAATGCTCCAAGCACAAACTCTAGATTTCTGCCACCAATACCTTTTTCTTTGCCAATGTTTACAGTCGTTTCTCCGCCAATGATCAATGCGCATGGTGGCTTTAAAGGAATATGTTTCTGTTTACATTCGTTTGCAATGTTTGCGATCATCGCACCAAGTTCTCTGCTCTCTCCTTCCATGCTGGTTGATAGTATCAACGCTTTATACCCCATTTTTTTTGCAGTTACCGCTGCAGTTTTGCAGGCAGTGTAATTTGTACCTATTAAAATATTCAATGTTTTGCCATTTTTTAATTTTGAAATTTTTGTTTTTTTAAGATAGTTCGTTATCGCCTCAGGAACTTTCTCTATAAGTCCATATTTTTTAAGGATATTATATGCATCTGCATTTGTAGTATTATCAAAAACAGTAGGTCCTGATCCTATCATTGCAGGATCATTGCTTGGTACATCTGAAAGGATCAAAGATACACATTTTGCAGGTTGGATAAGCTCTGCTAATTTACCGCCTTTGACAAGTGATACATGTTTTCTCACAGTATTAAATTCCATTATGTCTGCACCGCTGTCCAGTAAAATAGTGTTTAATTGCTGGAGATCTGTAAGCGAAATATTCTCAGGCAACAGTTCTAAAAGCGAAGATGCACCACCGGAAATG
This is a stretch of genomic DNA from Thermoplasmata archaeon. It encodes these proteins:
- a CDS encoding glycerate kinase encodes the protein MITVKNRTEILDHGNKELRSKVLDIIEASINSVIPENLIKKYVSLFDGTIKIGNLKMREIKRVIIIGAGKATYNMAYALEQILGDRIDKGAINVPYGDYAKLSKIDIFQASHPVLDNNSLKGTAKILDLLKDLNSDDLVICLISGGASSLLELLPENISLTDLQQLNTILLDSGADIMEFNTVRKHVSLVKGGKLAELIQPAKCVSLILSDVPSNDPAMIGSGPTVFDNTTNADAYNILKKYGLIEKVPEAITNYLKKTKISKLKNGKTLNILIGTNYTACKTAAVTAKKMGYKALILSTSMEGESRELGAMIANIANECKQKHIPLKPPCALIIGGETTVNIGKEKGIGGRNLEFVLGALLKLVHDPGIVIASVGTDGIDGTSRFAGSIGDESTIKNAIEIGLNPEKFLTTHDTSSFFEQLKDAIYTGKTNTNVSDLRIIMIT